tacctctccgacaatcggagtgacaaatcctaatctcgaaatacgccaacccaacaagtaccttcggagacacctgtagagcacctttatattcacccagttacgttgtgacgtttggtagcacacaaagtgttcctccggtaaacgggagttgcataatctcatagtcataggaacatgtataagtcatgaagaaagcaatagcggaatactaaacgatcaagtgctaagctaacggaatgggtcaagtcaatcacatcattctcctaatgatgtgatcccgttaatcaaatgacaactcatgtctatggctaggaaacataaccatctttgatcaacgagctagtcaagtagaggcatactagtgacactctgtttctctatgtactcacacatgtattatgtttccggttaatacaattctagcatgaataataaaaacttatcatgaaataaggaaataaataattactttattatttcctctagggcatatttccttcagagatCAAATCAAtgattcaagtaccagatactcaaaaatgtccataaccggggacacggctaaccatgattagtttatacactctacagaggtttgcacacttttccccacaagactcgatctcctccgttggatttctcgcacttcatggtgtttgagaaacggatgaccgagacacagtctttcagaagcattaactctttactctgggtagacagttacacctactttccctctacatctgctagcctaccactgaaagaggtcacggAACATACtgaactatgccagagcccataatggcttgtggctgcgcacggaagtttctagcatgaataatcttatgatccctttgagcctgggtggcagaccgtaggatgatcacacgggtactccgggataccctaggacaacactggattctccaggtgcccacaagcaatccacccagatgtgtattaaagttgccaccttaagttgaaccatgaATTAacatactcacatctgtcatggatactgtcaaacccaatccacgtctatgagcatagcatagcaatataagcataacgtataAGTAACTcgcagggtttgataataaatagagcaataggttctacctcatcatctacttcccaaatacccacaagttaatcacatcctaatcatgcagtgtctgaggattgtaactaatgcataaaactgggtatgaaaggggtatgatcaatgtgttacttgccttgctgacgatctgcaaaacctagagactcgtagtagcacgcttcgcactccgggaattctatcacaaacaaacaatagcatacataagcaatcaagcaaagatgcacgggtaaaactcaaataagaagatctaaccataaagttcaactgaagaactccggttgacaaaaagaatcaaatcaaacggagcaacgaaactcaaactgcgaaagaaacaagatccgtttactaatgtggactaaagtcaaattttacagtaccaaaatcttgttcaagttggttaaacagaaagaggacTTCGAGAAGAAGATCTAgacgcttgtttcacctgatttggataaacgagcgaaaagttatactagatcgaagatttggacagaaatcgcgatcgaaaataatcgcgaaaaaaccctgaaaaaagaaaaaactgacgaatatgctaacgaacgaacgttcgttgtctgcgactaaccgacgaacaacgttcgttaaaacgaacgtacggacgaatgTCCGCTAAATAAATAAATCGATGGAAAACCGAACGAACCAATCTATTAAAAAAACTAGATCCAGGGTTtaaaaaaaaccgaacggttaACCGAAAAAAagggcaacggcggcggcggcgtcggctacctccggcggggcggcgcgacgtcgggcttgcggcggcggggtatttatgagggggtcggggtcgaggccgacttggaggaggggcggcgcggcggcgtggcgcaggcggactccggcgggtccgtctcgcgcacgggagggaggcggcgacgctggctgggccagctgggcctcggcccagtccgGTCCGgcgggattttttttaaaaaaccaGATTTCGCCggaaaaattctaaaaaaataaataaaaatctaaaaataccaaaacaaattttcatcatctaaataaaatatttagaagaagatgaacattttcttggccctaaaatgcaaatttgaaaaatgcatatttttctagttcaaataaaattatttatttgattttaatattttttttctccaatatttcctttattttggagaagccatattatctcctctcatttattttaataagaaatattttcggagagaaaaattattaaaaccaaaatgatccctgtttcaatatttgataaaattcaaataggAAAAACgtaaaatccccaactctccccgtgggtccttgagttgtttagaatttcgaggatcgcaaaacaaaaatgcaataaaatatgatatgcatgaatgacctattttcaatttggaatgttacatTTAAAATTTTATTTACTATTTATTCAATTTCACTGTTCATTAAGGAGCATACGCTCCCAGAGCCAAAAATCCACGTCCATAAATTTTGCCTCTATTCTGTCTCAGTGGGAGGTCGCATTCTCAGGGCTTGCCAAAGAACACCTGTTGGGTGTGATGAAGGAGCTGGAGCAACTAGATCGGGACCCTCCTCTATTACTCTGGCCTACTTGTATTTTTCATTAACAAAGCTTGGTTTCATTGATCAATGCAGTGGAGCCGGTGCCTTCCTGCCCTTTTCCTCTAAAACTAAAAAATGGCGCTTATAAAATTACAGGGGGTAGAAGAAAGGACATGATTGGCAGCTAATTAGGAAATGGAAGAGGCGATGATTACGTCGCGCGAGGAAGATTCGGGCGCAACCGAGGCTAGTTCTTGGCTGTTAGCTAATCTGTCGCCGGTGCTGAGTTGATTACACTCGATTAGCTTCCCACTACTGTCGAGTGAAAGTGAAACCTGGTGCACTAAATATTCGGCAGTTTTTCAACACTCACTCAATTGCATGCGTGTAGTGATGGTGACAATTTCATGTGGAAGGACCAAGCCCGATCGGGGATGATATTTTTCAGTTCATTTTTGCGTCGGGCGCGCCGGAGTTGATATTCGCTCCAGCGACGGATCAACGTACGTACGTCACACACCAAACCTCTGGTGGAAGATTGGCATCTCCATGACTACAATCAACCACCCCTGCGCTGATCAACATCAGATCGAAAGCACCTTACAGTAGTTGCAATTATTGCCCGGTGGCTTCCAATCCGTCGCAAGCTTTGCATTTTGTTTGTGAGCAAAAGTTGACTTAGGCAAAATTAGGTCTCCTGTTTCATGATTATTTAAACAAACGAGGGGGAGCATCAGAACATGCATGGTTCCCATTAGCAGGCCAGCTAGCAGATAAGAGCATCAAAATATTTCTTACTTTCTGCAATTGGCTTGCATATCTGTTCTTGCTTTACACTTCTAGTCTTCATCCTTTTCTGTGTGCAAGTTACTTCTTGTTTTCCACTTCAAGTAACTTAGCTGGATACACTTTGCACTTCAATTGAGGCCTTACCACAACTTCAGGTGGATACATTTTCCACTTTAAGTAACTTCCCTGCAATGAACAACTTGTTACTAACATTGCTTTCTACTTGAAGTGGCTCGCACACCTGCAAGTTGCACTCTGATGCTACCGTATAAGGAAGCACAACAGTGACTCTGTTGGGTAGATGCATCGACCTGTCCGCGTGATCTGGAAAGGGTCTACTCGTTTGTCGTGAATGATACTCTTCTAGACTATATATGCATATAACTCCCTCTGTCCAAAATATAAGAACGTGTttaacactacactagtgtcaaaaacgttcttatattatgggacggagggagtataatctTGCATTATTGTTGCTTGTAAATTTTAGAACTGCAGGTGAGAAAAAGACAGCTGCTATTAAAATGCTCTGGCATGCTTGTCTGAATGCCTCTGGCATATGCCAAATTCCGCAAAGCCTGAAGTCCCAAAGTGCCAGGTCAAAGAAAACCCGGAATGCAATACCTTTGCCATTATTTGATTCAATAGTTTGACGCTTCTTAAATTGGAATTATTCGATCTCAGCTCCGTTTATACATTTTTCTCGTGTCATCTACAATGTGGTTTTACTTCCATCATGTCATCAGATTTACACAAATAAGCTGAAGATATTGCAGAATTGGTCTCCAAATTAAGCGTCTAGATAGTATTCAGAAACTaaatatatatgtatataaaTTACGAAAGCATACTGAATTGTACTGTAGATGAAGAGAATTTTAAGCTAGCTTCTGAACGAACAGATCTTCGATCTGCTTCAGGTTCAGGCCTCCTGGAACTCGAGCACCACCACGGCCTTCGGCTTCCTCCCGCTCTGGCTGCGGAGCAGCCGCCGCACCGCGGCGATGAGCCGCTCGGCCGCTGCGGGCGACGACCGGCAGAAGGCCGCATGCCTCGCGATCGCCGCCTCTACCTCCGCCGTGGCCGATCCTCCTCCGCCGGCGCCAGCCGCGGCGAGCTCCTCGCCCACGGCGTCGCCGCATAGGCCGCACAGCCACCGCCCGGCGTACTGCGCGCGCACGCCGGCCGCGTACGCCGCAGTGCACTCCTCCCTGAGCCCGCAGCACGCGCACGCCGCCCACTCCACCTCGGCCGCCGAGGCAGCCTCGATGGGCGGCGCCACGTCCTGCGCAACCACCGCCGACATGCCAGCACGGTGGGAAACCTCCCTCTTCTTGGATCCTGGTCGAGGACGGCTCTAGTCTAGATCAAGGCCCCGATGCTGATTCTTCTCGCCTCACGTGGTTGGGTGGTGTCGTTAGAGGAAGACGAAGAGGCGGTAGTCGCCGCGGGCGAGGGGGAGGAGCGGCTGGTCGTCCATGGACGAGGTGGAGGAGGTGGGTGACATCGGAGGAGCTCGGGCTGGTGGAGCAGCGCGCTCCGCGACGCGTCTTTTGTATGCGACGAGCTGGACGGGGGGGAGTGTGACGTGTAGTGCGGGTTCAGATGGCGGGCCGGGGCCGGGGGTCGGGGTGAGGTGGGGTGGGCCCGCCAGCCAAATCATTGAGGTATCGCTTTGGGTGTTCGATGCGATGCTTCGTCTAGCTGGCAGTGATATCTACGTAGCACTTCCGGAGAGATGCTAATCTAGCCCACGATATAAAGTTCGAGCATCGTTGGATATTTTGGTAAGGTTATAAATTTAATTTTTCAAGGACCCTGTTAACCGGCGAACGTTTGTCAGGGAGGGCGACATTTGCGAACGTTTTAGCTGGATTTTAGTTGTGAGGGGACGGTAGTTCCTTGCATGATAGTTTCTTCAGTGAAGACATTTTTCGTTTTAAAACTGTCGTCATTTAATCTTCCCTCACAATTAAAACTGCCATCAAATGTAGTTCGGTTGCCACCCCTCTTCTAGTTGATGTTGGCTGACCAACGTTACCCTTTTTTAGGGCATTTGCTATTGATAAGTTGCCTAAAAAtctctccctaataataaagcacggattgagtCTGTCGGATTCACCGTCGCGCAATTTTTGCAAAGAAGCCCCTGTTTTTGAGTATTCTACGCGCAGTCCTCACAATAAGTTAACACGAACCGGTACGCCCGAGCGAAAGGAAAGGAAATCAGCAGTCCTCACAATAAGTTAACACGAACCGGTACGCCCGAGCGAAAGGAAAGGAAATCAGCCCCACTCCCCCCGCATGCCCTGCCTCCTATCCCATCTCCACCCCCTGCCACGCCCCTCAccgcgcgccgccaccgcccaccCCGCCGGCGCGCCCACCCTACCCGACCGGCTACACGCGGATGACGCTCGAGCGGACCTTCTGGATCGGTTCAACACGGCGGCTCGAGCGGTTGGGGTGGCACGGCTGCTCGATGcagaacggcggcggcggctggagctTGCAGGGGCCGGATTCGTGCGTGCCAGGGGTTGGGGAGGCTAATCCGAAGGCGGGCGGCTAGGCGGGGGCTCACCGGTGACGACGAGGAAAGCCGGAGCGAGGGATCCGGCGACCTAGGCAGCAGCTCGCTAAAGCCGGGCGACGGTGGACGGGGGCGTGAGACGGAGGGATCCGGCGTGGCAGCGGAATTCCTTGCAGGTAGAGAGCTCCAGGCCATGGCGGGGCTTCAGTTTTCCCTGGTGGAAAAGAGAGAAAGAGGAGGATTCAGGGAGGAGGAGAAGTAGGGAGAAGAAGGTGCGGGTGCGAGCTTGGGGAAGAGGGAGCCGAACGTCAAGTGAAAGACAGGGAGGATCAGGGATTCTTCTTAGCCGGCGTGGTAAGGTTGAGACACTGCTTAGGGAACATGTGCGTACATCCTTGCTCCTTTTCTTCTTTCAGTTTTAGGTACTTTCCAGCAGGCGTGTACATCCTTGCTCCTTCTCTTCTTTCGGTTTTAGCTACTCCCCTGTATTCAATTTGCAATTGCATGTAGAACAAAATGTGTCAGCAATTCTCAAGTAAATGAACTGTAGAATCAGCTAGATATCTATCCATGCTACTGGTAATGACTGTGCAGCAGCCAAAATTCTAAATATTTCATACATCTGGCCTCTAATCCCTTGTAATTGATTATATATttaaacaaacatgatatgacgAGACATCATTTAACTTTAAGAGAATCAATAAATTATATAAACTGAAGTGGTCATATATGTGACGGTTTGATCTGTAGGCCTTTTATATGTTTTTCCAAAAGCAGAGTAGGCAGAAGAATCTCATCTCCAAAGTGTTCAGTGCAGAGAAGATGAACCATGCAAAAACTCAGGGTGGACCACGGGGTCTTCACTGCTGGCGGAACAGGGCATGGCTGCTACCAGGGTGATCCAAAGGGAGTATCTAGGTAGCGTGTTTGAAGCCTCTTGCACTAACATGATTAATGGTAGCTTCTATTCCATGACATAATTTTGCAGCTGTAATGATGTGTTTCATGCGAGAGGACATAAATTTGC
This genomic window from Aegilops tauschii subsp. strangulata cultivar AL8/78 chromosome 4, Aet v6.0, whole genome shotgun sequence contains:
- the LOC109748633 gene encoding uncharacterized protein; this translates as MSAVVAQDVAPPIEAASAAEVEWAACACCGLREECTAAYAAGVRAQYAGRWLCGLCGDAVGEELAAAGAGGGGSATAEVEAAIARHAAFCRSSPAAAERLIAAVRRLLRSQSGRKPKAVVVLEFQEA